From the genome of Nodosilinea sp. FACHB-141, one region includes:
- a CDS encoding SH3 domain-containing protein, which yields MKGFFIGLSKLILGMAIALILLSMAGVATARYFMGRLSVLPPKPLYGDEMPTPAPEAAPEAPAEPVVEAPPAPAEPPAEPALEPGDYNATVVQPIGLVMREGPGVEFPQVGGVDVNEAVVVLEEPADKSWVKVRVVSNGQEGWVKAGNTRRVE from the coding sequence ATGAAAGGATTTTTCATTGGCCTATCCAAATTAATCTTGGGCATGGCGATCGCCCTCATTCTGCTGTCAATGGCGGGGGTGGCCACCGCCCGTTACTTCATGGGTCGCCTGTCGGTGCTGCCGCCCAAACCATTGTATGGCGATGAAATGCCGACCCCAGCCCCAGAGGCTGCTCCAGAAGCACCTGCCGAGCCTGTAGTCGAAGCCCCGCCGGCCCCAGCGGAACCGCCGGCAGAGCCCGCCCTCGAGCCTGGTGACTACAACGCCACGGTGGTGCAGCCCATTGGCCTAGTCATGCGCGAAGGTCCCGGTGTCGAGTTTCCCCAAGTGGGGGGCGTGGATGTCAACGAAGCGGTGGTGGTGCTTGAAGAACCCGCCGACAAGTCGTGGGTCAAGGTGCGGGTGGTGTCTAACGGTCAGGAAGGCTGGGTCAAGGCAGGCAATACCCGCCGTGTCGAATAG
- a CDS encoding AAA family ATPase, with the protein MGFTDELGLLIRARYPIIYIATAEEERAEADIAACATQQGNRALYTWDFVDGYQGNLNDAGFGKRNPLQALELVEKLPATAPAIFVLRDFHRFLDDVAISRKLRNLARRLKAQPKTLVILSAQLTIPDELSETVTVLEFTLPDAAAIRHEVQQLLGSTGTNLPPAMLEEVVRTCQGLSLERIRRVLSRAIAAHGAFDPNDLDLILDEKRQSIRQTQILDYYPAREQISDIGGLDNLKDWLLKRGTAFSEKARQYGLPHPRGLLLLGIQGTGKSLTAKAIAHHWHLPLLRLDVGRLFGGLVGESEARTRQMIQLAEALAPCVLWIDEIDKAFAGMDGRGDSGTASRVFGTFITWMAEKTSPVFVVATANNIQALPPEMLRRGRFDEIFFVGLPSQSDRQAIFEVHLSRLRPHTLKTFDTTRLAYETPDFSGAEIEQAIVEAMHLGFSQNRDFTTDDILTAASEMVPLARTAQEQIEALQAWAAAGKARMASRSGIDPRFRPTLPSSD; encoded by the coding sequence ATGGGTTTTACCGACGAACTGGGCTTACTGATTCGCGCCCGCTACCCGATTATCTACATCGCCACCGCCGAGGAAGAGCGGGCTGAGGCCGATATCGCGGCCTGCGCCACCCAGCAGGGCAACCGTGCCCTCTACACCTGGGACTTTGTGGATGGCTACCAGGGCAACCTCAACGACGCCGGCTTTGGCAAGCGCAACCCCCTGCAAGCGCTAGAACTGGTGGAAAAGCTGCCCGCCACGGCTCCAGCCATCTTTGTGCTGCGCGACTTTCACCGTTTTCTAGATGACGTTGCCATCTCTCGTAAACTGCGCAACCTGGCCCGCCGGCTCAAGGCCCAACCCAAGACGCTGGTCATTCTCTCCGCCCAGCTCACCATTCCCGACGAGCTGAGCGAGACCGTGACGGTGCTGGAGTTTACCCTGCCCGATGCCGCCGCCATTCGGCACGAGGTGCAGCAGCTCTTGGGCTCGACCGGCACGAACCTGCCGCCAGCGATGTTAGAGGAGGTTGTGCGCACCTGCCAGGGGCTGTCGCTAGAGCGCATTCGGCGGGTGTTGTCTCGGGCGATCGCTGCCCATGGAGCCTTTGACCCCAACGATCTCGACCTGATTCTCGACGAAAAGCGCCAAAGCATTCGCCAGACCCAAATTCTTGACTACTACCCGGCCAGGGAGCAGATCTCTGACATCGGTGGCCTCGACAACCTCAAAGACTGGCTGCTCAAGCGAGGTACCGCCTTCTCCGAAAAAGCGCGCCAGTACGGCCTGCCCCATCCGCGCGGGCTGCTGCTGCTGGGCATTCAGGGCACGGGCAAATCGCTGACTGCCAAGGCGATCGCCCACCACTGGCACCTGCCCCTGCTACGCCTCGACGTGGGCCGGCTGTTTGGCGGCCTGGTGGGTGAGTCAGAGGCCCGCACCCGCCAAATGATTCAGCTGGCGGAAGCCTTGGCCCCCTGCGTGCTATGGATTGACGAAATCGACAAAGCCTTTGCGGGCATGGATGGCCGGGGCGACTCGGGCACCGCTAGCCGGGTCTTTGGTACCTTCATCACCTGGATGGCGGAGAAAACCTCCCCAGTATTTGTGGTGGCCACCGCCAACAACATTCAGGCTCTGCCGCCAGAGATGCTGCGCCGGGGTCGTTTCGACGAAATTTTCTTTGTCGGGCTGCCCAGCCAGAGCGATCGCCAGGCCATTTTTGAGGTCCATCTCTCACGCCTGCGGCCCCACACCCTCAAAACCTTTGACACCACCCGGCTGGCCTACGAAACCCCCGACTTCTCAGGGGCTGAGATCGAACAGGCGATCGTCGAAGCTATGCACCTGGGCTTTAGCCAAAACCGCGACTTCACCACCGACGACATTCTCACCGCCGCCAGCGAAATGGTGCCTCTAGCCCGCACTGCCCAAGAGCAAATTGAGGCGCTGCAAGCCTGGGCAGCGGCCGGTAAAGCCCGCATGGCCTCCCGCAGCGGCATCGACCCTCGATTTCGCCCCACTCTTCCCAGTAGCGATTAG
- a CDS encoding DUF177 domain-containing protein, producing MEKVYIPHLLQRPEKTLTVELDQHLAELETLTPVRGEMTITHQGTYLEVKARADTIVTLTCDRCLQAYNHRVALSAQELIWLENEPDPATLPLEREVAVEDLFETLPPNGHFYPETWVYEQICLSLPMPQICDEDCPGIELRGQGTAAAQPVDHRWAALTQLQQQLNQPDC from the coding sequence ATGGAGAAAGTTTATATCCCCCACTTGCTACAGCGGCCTGAGAAGACTCTCACCGTTGAGCTTGACCAGCACCTGGCGGAGCTGGAGACTTTAACCCCCGTGCGGGGCGAGATGACGATTACCCACCAGGGTACCTATCTGGAGGTCAAAGCCAGAGCCGACACGATTGTGACGCTGACCTGCGATCGCTGCCTGCAGGCCTACAACCACCGCGTAGCGCTGTCGGCTCAGGAGCTGATTTGGCTTGAGAATGAGCCCGACCCTGCCACCCTGCCGCTAGAACGGGAGGTGGCGGTGGAGGACCTGTTCGAAACCCTGCCCCCCAACGGTCACTTCTACCCTGAAACCTGGGTCTACGAACAGATCTGTCTGTCGCTACCTATGCCTCAGATCTGCGACGAAGACTGCCCCGGTATTGAGCTGCGAGGGCAGGGGACAGCCGCCGCCCAACCCGTAGACCACCGCTGGGCCGCCCTGACTCAGCTTCAGCAGCAGCTCAACCAGCCCGATTGCTAA
- a CDS encoding R3H domain-containing nucleic acid-binding protein — protein MVTDAATAGINWLTTLLTMQGLTSTVTAHPVEDESGESCWLTIAEDTLSPEQVQALIGDGGTVLDSIQYLANTTLNLGKGQEEQQAFTIELAGYRAKRLEELKTMAAEAAERVLASGEEYEIQGLSSAERRQMHHFMSAHEGLATFSRGREPDRRLVVCLAGQQDNEATDG, from the coding sequence ATGGTCACCGATGCTGCTACCGCTGGCATAAACTGGTTGACGACTCTGCTCACCATGCAGGGGCTAACCAGCACTGTCACCGCCCACCCGGTCGAAGACGAGTCTGGGGAGAGCTGCTGGCTCACCATTGCTGAAGACACGTTGTCGCCCGAGCAGGTGCAGGCGTTGATCGGCGACGGCGGCACGGTGCTTGACTCAATTCAATATTTGGCCAACACCACGCTCAATTTGGGCAAAGGGCAGGAAGAGCAGCAAGCCTTTACTATCGAGCTAGCGGGCTACCGAGCCAAGCGGCTCGAAGAACTCAAGACCATGGCTGCCGAGGCCGCAGAGCGTGTGCTGGCTAGCGGTGAGGAGTATGAAATTCAGGGGCTCTCGTCCGCGGAGCGGCGGCAAATGCACCACTTCATGTCGGCCCACGAGGGATTGGCCACCTTCAGCCGGGGCCGCGAGCCCGATCGCCGCCTGGTGGTCTGCTTAGCTGGGCAGCAGGACAACGAGGCTACGGACGGCTAG
- the yidC gene encoding membrane protein insertase YidC, producing MDFGIGFLTNNIMLPILDFFYGIVPSYGLAIVALTLVIRFALYPLNAGSIRNMRRMKVAQPLMQKRVKEIQERYKDNPTKLQEEMSGVYKEFGNPLAGCFPVLLQMPILFALFATLRGSPFSDINYDVNVQVFPQEKIEQIQPQVFTTPPKAIYVSDGSHFPISAVMPGGNKLVVGEKTDVRLQTADGETIEALASQYNEDVDSFQPKWEITKGEDVVAVDAEGHITALAPGEATVRVQAPGLAANKGFLFIKALGRIGVTGEDGAIHWDILIMILGFGASLYLNQVLSGQGSTTSDNPQQAAVNKFTPIIFSGMFLFFPLPAGVLMYMLIANIFQTLQTFILSREPLPENLQKIVDAETVKTEDNRQTLPFEPGRSKKKKA from the coding sequence ATGGATTTTGGAATTGGATTTCTGACTAACAACATCATGTTGCCGATCCTAGATTTTTTCTATGGAATCGTGCCCAGCTACGGGTTAGCCATTGTGGCCCTCACCCTGGTAATTCGCTTTGCCCTGTATCCCCTCAACGCGGGCTCCATTCGCAACATGCGCCGCATGAAGGTAGCCCAGCCCTTGATGCAAAAGCGCGTTAAAGAGATCCAAGAGCGCTACAAAGACAACCCCACCAAACTGCAAGAGGAGATGAGCGGGGTTTACAAAGAGTTTGGCAACCCTTTGGCGGGCTGCTTCCCGGTGCTGCTACAAATGCCCATTCTCTTTGCCCTGTTTGCCACCCTGCGGGGGTCGCCGTTCTCTGACATCAACTACGACGTCAACGTTCAGGTCTTTCCCCAAGAAAAAATTGAGCAGATTCAGCCCCAGGTGTTTACTACACCCCCCAAGGCCATCTACGTGTCTGACGGCTCTCACTTCCCCATCTCGGCGGTGATGCCCGGTGGCAACAAGCTCGTGGTGGGCGAAAAAACCGATGTGCGCCTGCAAACCGCCGACGGCGAAACCATTGAAGCTCTGGCTTCCCAGTACAACGAAGACGTAGACAGCTTCCAGCCCAAATGGGAAATCACCAAGGGTGAGGATGTCGTCGCGGTCGATGCTGAAGGTCACATCACCGCGTTGGCTCCTGGTGAGGCGACCGTGCGGGTGCAGGCTCCCGGTCTGGCCGCCAATAAAGGGTTCTTGTTTATCAAAGCCCTGGGTCGGATTGGTGTAACCGGTGAAGACGGTGCTATTCACTGGGATATTTTGATTATGATTCTGGGCTTTGGAGCCAGCCTGTACCTCAACCAGGTGCTCTCGGGCCAGGGCTCTACCACTAGCGACAACCCTCAACAGGCGGCTGTTAACAAGTTCACGCCGATCATCTTCTCCGGCATGTTTCTGTTCTTTCCTCTACCAGCTGGGGTGCTGATGTACATGCTGATTGCAAACATCTTCCAGACCCTGCAGACGTTCATTCTTTCGCGGGAGCCCCTGCCTGAGAATCTGCAAAAAATCGTCGATGCCGAAACTGTCAAGACCGAGGACAATCGGCAGACCCTGCCCTTTGAGCCCGGACGTAGCAAGAAGAAAAAGGCGTAA
- a CDS encoding PH domain-containing protein: protein MGIREDVFYEGGPHIGDLIFNILLGFTIICLPLTVGAITRALWLRYRITSRRLSVTGGWMGRERTDLIYNEISKIVTVPRGLGLWGDMVVTLKDGSRLELRSMPRFREVYEYMNERISPAAEAVSGTSSKS, encoded by the coding sequence ATGGGCATTCGTGAGGATGTGTTCTATGAGGGCGGCCCCCACATTGGCGATTTGATTTTCAATATTTTGCTGGGTTTCACGATTATCTGCCTTCCCCTCACGGTTGGAGCCATTACCCGCGCCCTCTGGCTGCGCTACCGCATCACTAGCCGGCGGCTGTCGGTAACCGGCGGTTGGATGGGGCGCGAGCGCACCGACTTGATTTACAACGAAATTAGTAAAATTGTCACGGTGCCTCGCGGGCTGGGCCTCTGGGGCGATATGGTCGTCACCCTCAAAGATGGCAGCCGCCTAGAACTGCGCTCTATGCCCCGTTTTCGCGAGGTGTACGAATATATGAACGAGCGCATCTCTCCAGCAGCTGAAGCCGTCAGCGGCACCTCTAGCAAGAGCTAA
- the rnpA gene encoding ribonuclease P protein component: protein MLPKHHRLRRSRDFSQVYRQGRKAVSAHLLLRVWSVPPAAKAGVPNDPAPRIGIVVSLKVHKRAVVRNRLKRRVRAALRTLLPRLHPAQWIVISLKPEAAECEYGEFLRELEQLFTKLEVFHGHS, encoded by the coding sequence GTGCTGCCCAAACACCATCGGCTGCGGCGATCGCGAGATTTTTCCCAGGTCTATCGGCAGGGCAGAAAAGCGGTCTCTGCTCACCTGTTGTTGCGCGTGTGGTCAGTCCCCCCTGCGGCCAAGGCCGGGGTACCCAACGACCCTGCGCCGCGAATCGGCATTGTTGTGAGCCTCAAGGTGCACAAGCGAGCCGTGGTGCGCAACCGCCTCAAGCGGCGAGTGCGCGCCGCTCTCCGCACCCTACTGCCCCGCCTGCATCCCGCTCAGTGGATCGTCATCAGCCTCAAGCCCGAGGCGGCCGAGTGCGAATATGGCGAATTTTTGCGAGAATTGGAGCAGTTGTTTACCAAGCTAGAGGTATTCCATGGGCATTCGTGA
- the rpmH gene encoding 50S ribosomal protein L34, whose protein sequence is MSKRTLEGTNRKQKRTSGFRARMRSHTGQEVIKARRRKGRAKLAV, encoded by the coding sequence ATGAGCAAGCGCACCCTAGAGGGCACCAACCGAAAGCAAAAGCGAACCTCCGGATTTCGCGCTCGTATGCGCTCCCACACCGGCCAGGAGGTGATTAAAGCTCGCCGCCGCAAGGGTCGGGCCAAGCTCGCAGTCTAG
- a CDS encoding DUF2808 domain-containing protein — translation MISLKKFFKLAALGLVAVATAVGLSTALIQPTQAQNGLTIFGGVEVEYRLRYMIDFNYPFSTNSRYYLNIMRTKLPRDVISLEIDYPDAFTEVGGRFDPNAIELRKGDWRGGEVIPLKAADWIQDENRIEIIPEQPIEANTDLVVVLSDVRNPRRYGYHYFNLRMMYQGDVVNQYVGTWPMEIASDSDHSR, via the coding sequence ATGATATCCCTTAAGAAATTTTTTAAATTGGCCGCCCTGGGGTTGGTCGCTGTGGCCACAGCGGTCGGCCTCAGCACTGCGCTGATCCAACCTACTCAGGCCCAGAACGGGCTGACCATCTTTGGCGGCGTTGAGGTTGAATATCGCCTCAGATACATGATCGATTTCAACTATCCCTTCAGCACCAACTCCCGCTACTACCTCAACATCATGCGCACCAAGCTGCCGCGCGATGTCATCTCCCTAGAAATTGACTACCCCGATGCCTTTACCGAAGTAGGCGGTCGGTTTGACCCCAACGCCATCGAGTTACGCAAGGGCGACTGGCGTGGTGGCGAAGTCATTCCGCTCAAAGCTGCCGACTGGATTCAGGACGAAAACCGTATTGAAATCATCCCTGAGCAGCCGATCGAGGCCAACACTGACCTGGTGGTGGTGCTCTCCGACGTGCGCAACCCCCGGCGCTACGGCTACCACTATTTCAATTTGAGAATGATGTACCAGGGCGACGTGGTCAACCAGTACGTTGGCACCTGGCCTATGGAAATTGCTTCTGACAGCGACCACAGCCGCTAG
- a CDS encoding DEAD/DEAH box helicase, whose amino-acid sequence MAILHVSWVPQAQQFFLWAEAWQPLPPDGLAPWDGLHLHPYSLAQTDLAQVLTAMQKQLVGRSATGELFPEALTKAAGTGKSAKKAPESSGRRGASRGPKAATRAIGPIWGELALPLPAQITPSALVPVHSARVDAQTDDSAQANTVLHPWQVQGWHLGIADFLPMLLALPLGQQTLTGPGEIGADLRYWGHIARWGLNLLARGKFLPGLELTSQTLAAGWHPLLDSAPDQERLRNFARAMPLISRTHLPPIAKGELPLGCGVPLLDPQPQLLTFLAALVDHQVRQVAQAQSPSGLANLSKELPLQPWLQALSQPEGTLEAPAAAAARLQEALTTWTTPLQTLAEDPATQFRLRLVLQPPPQLEQPWQLLYQIQSAANPDWQIGADLIWQHPVDELHHQGATLKSPQETLLGALGRAARLYEPIRESLRQQHPAHCNLDPIQAYQFIKASAWQLQDNGVEVQLPPGLAQTAEDGAGRLGLKVQAEVPPQNQRQRLGLKSLLNFRWELSIAGETLSAAEFEQLINQGSPLVEINGRWVELKPQDVKAARQFLAGQKTATPLSVEDALRISTGDTQLIDRLPVVSFEATGALQTLIETLTTGNQTLEEMEAPSGFKGKLRPYQARGVSWLAFLEQWGLGACLADDMGLGKTIQLIAFLLYLQDNGWLETPVLLVCPTSVLGNWEKEVKRFAPKLKTLVHHGDRRPKGASFAKAVQGKHLVITSYALIYRDLKPLQSVSWPCLVLDEAQNIKNSDAKQSKAARQIEAQFRVALTGTPVENRLGELWSIMDFLNPGYLGPKNFFQRRFATPIERYGDVASLKALKGLVQPFILRRLKTDRSIIQDLPEKQEMSVYCGLSAEQANLYQQTVDAALETLDDATGVQRKGQILALLTRLKQICNHPAQFLQESSLGLKGRSGKLQRLDEMLEEVIAEGDRALIFTQFAEWGKLLQRHLQSYLGQEALFLYGSTTKNQREAMVERFQNDPAAPRLFILSLKAGGVGLNLTRANHVFHYDRWWNPAIENQATDRAFRIGQTRNVQVHKFVTTGTLEERIHEMIESKKALSEQVVSAGEGWLTEFDTDQLRNLLLLDRNAIIDDDGE is encoded by the coding sequence ATGGCAATACTACACGTCAGTTGGGTTCCCCAGGCGCAGCAGTTCTTTCTCTGGGCCGAAGCCTGGCAGCCCCTGCCACCGGATGGGCTCGCCCCCTGGGACGGCCTGCACCTCCATCCCTACTCCCTGGCTCAAACCGACCTAGCTCAGGTGCTCACCGCCATGCAAAAGCAGCTGGTAGGCCGCTCTGCGACTGGGGAGCTATTTCCAGAGGCGTTAACCAAGGCGGCGGGCACTGGCAAAAGCGCCAAAAAAGCACCGGAAAGCAGCGGTAGGCGAGGGGCATCACGTGGGCCAAAAGCAGCGACGCGCGCCATCGGCCCGATTTGGGGAGAGCTGGCCCTGCCGCTGCCCGCCCAGATTACGCCATCGGCCCTCGTGCCAGTCCATTCAGCCCGAGTCGATGCCCAGACTGACGATTCGGCTCAGGCCAATACGGTGCTTCACCCCTGGCAAGTGCAGGGATGGCACCTGGGAATAGCCGACTTTTTGCCGATGCTGCTGGCTTTGCCCCTGGGACAGCAAACTCTCACTGGCCCCGGCGAAATCGGAGCTGACCTGCGCTACTGGGGCCACATTGCTCGCTGGGGGCTCAATCTTCTGGCTCGGGGCAAGTTTTTGCCGGGCCTAGAGCTTACTAGTCAAACCCTGGCGGCGGGCTGGCACCCCCTGCTTGATAGCGCCCCCGACCAGGAGCGACTGCGCAATTTCGCGCGAGCCATGCCTCTGATTTCTCGCACTCATTTGCCGCCCATTGCCAAGGGCGAGCTTCCCCTAGGCTGTGGGGTTCCCCTCCTCGACCCTCAGCCTCAGCTACTCACCTTTTTAGCTGCCCTGGTCGACCACCAAGTGCGCCAAGTTGCCCAGGCACAGTCCCCCAGCGGTCTGGCCAATCTCAGCAAAGAGCTACCACTACAGCCGTGGCTTCAGGCCCTAAGCCAGCCAGAAGGTACCCTAGAGGCCCCCGCCGCCGCCGCCGCTCGTCTGCAAGAGGCCCTCACCACCTGGACCACGCCGCTACAGACCCTGGCGGAAGATCCCGCTACCCAGTTTCGCCTGCGTTTAGTGCTACAGCCACCCCCACAGCTCGAGCAGCCCTGGCAGCTTCTGTACCAGATTCAGTCAGCTGCTAACCCCGACTGGCAGATAGGGGCAGATTTGATCTGGCAGCATCCCGTAGACGAGCTGCATCACCAGGGGGCAACCCTCAAATCACCTCAAGAAACCCTACTAGGAGCCTTGGGGCGAGCCGCCCGGCTGTACGAACCGATTCGCGAGAGTCTGCGTCAGCAGCATCCGGCCCACTGCAATCTCGATCCGATCCAGGCGTACCAGTTTATTAAGGCCTCGGCCTGGCAGCTGCAAGACAACGGCGTCGAGGTACAACTTCCCCCTGGTCTGGCCCAAACGGCCGAAGACGGAGCCGGACGATTGGGCCTCAAGGTGCAGGCGGAGGTGCCGCCCCAAAACCAGCGGCAGAGGCTCGGCCTCAAGAGCCTGCTCAACTTTCGCTGGGAGCTGTCGATCGCCGGGGAAACCCTCTCCGCCGCCGAGTTCGAGCAGTTGATCAACCAGGGCTCACCGCTGGTCGAAATCAACGGGCGCTGGGTCGAGCTGAAGCCTCAGGATGTGAAGGCGGCCCGGCAATTCTTAGCGGGGCAAAAGACCGCCACGCCTCTTTCGGTGGAAGACGCCCTGCGAATTAGCACCGGCGACACCCAGCTAATCGACCGGCTGCCGGTAGTCAGCTTTGAGGCCACCGGGGCGCTGCAAACCCTGATTGAAACCCTCACCACTGGCAACCAAACCCTTGAAGAAATGGAGGCCCCCAGTGGCTTCAAAGGCAAGCTGCGGCCGTACCAAGCGCGCGGGGTGTCGTGGCTGGCGTTTTTAGAACAGTGGGGCCTAGGGGCATGTCTGGCCGACGACATGGGCCTGGGCAAGACCATTCAGCTGATTGCTTTTTTGCTCTACCTGCAAGACAACGGCTGGCTTGAGACTCCAGTACTGCTGGTGTGCCCCACCTCAGTGCTAGGCAACTGGGAAAAGGAGGTCAAACGGTTTGCCCCTAAGCTTAAAACCCTGGTGCACCACGGCGATCGCCGCCCCAAGGGGGCCAGCTTTGCCAAAGCCGTGCAGGGCAAGCACCTAGTGATCACCAGCTACGCGTTAATTTACCGAGATCTCAAACCCCTCCAGTCGGTGAGCTGGCCCTGCCTGGTGCTCGACGAAGCTCAAAACATCAAAAACTCGGACGCCAAGCAGTCCAAGGCGGCCCGCCAGATCGAGGCTCAGTTCCGCGTTGCCCTGACCGGCACCCCAGTAGAAAACCGCCTAGGTGAGCTGTGGTCGATTATGGACTTTCTCAATCCCGGCTACCTAGGGCCAAAGAATTTCTTCCAACGGCGCTTTGCCACACCCATCGAGCGCTATGGCGATGTGGCCTCCCTTAAGGCGCTGAAGGGTCTGGTGCAGCCGTTTATTTTACGCCGCCTTAAAACCGATCGCAGCATCATTCAAGACCTGCCCGAAAAGCAGGAGATGAGCGTCTACTGCGGGCTCTCGGCCGAGCAGGCCAACCTCTACCAGCAGACCGTCGATGCGGCGTTAGAAACCCTTGATGACGCCACCGGAGTGCAGCGCAAGGGGCAAATTCTCGCTCTTTTGACCCGGCTGAAGCAGATCTGCAACCACCCGGCTCAGTTTTTGCAGGAGTCAAGCTTGGGGTTAAAGGGGCGATCGGGCAAGCTCCAGCGGCTCGATGAAATGCTGGAGGAAGTGATTGCCGAGGGCGATCGCGCCCTGATCTTCACTCAGTTTGCCGAGTGGGGCAAGCTGCTCCAACGCCATCTGCAGTCCTATCTGGGCCAAGAGGCGCTGTTTCTTTACGGCAGCACTACCAAAAATCAGCGCGAGGCCATGGTCGAGCGCTTCCAGAACGACCCCGCCGCACCGCGACTATTTATTCTGTCGTTGAAGGCAGGGGGAGTAGGCCTCAACCTCACTCGCGCCAACCACGTGTTCCACTACGATCGCTGGTGGAACCCGGCGATCGAGAATCAGGCTACCGACCGCGCCTTCCGCATTGGCCAGACCCGCAACGTGCAGGTGCACAAATTCGTCACCACCGGCACCCTCGAAGAGCGCATCCACGAGATGATCGAAAGCAAAAAAGCCCTCTCCGAGCAGGTAGTTAGTGCAGGCGAAGGCTGGCTCACCGAGTTCGACACTGACCAGTTGCGCAACCTGCTGCTGCTCGATCGCAACGCCATCATCGACGACGACGGCGAGTAG
- the xth gene encoding exodeoxyribonuclease III — MKVATWNVNSIRSRLDHATQWLQTNPVDVLCLQETKVVNETFPTAAFSELGYIAYIHGQKSYNGVALLSRQPLDKVQYGFAPVLGEDRVGDLDDQKRVIAGLWDDIYIVNLYVPNGSSVGSEKYEYKLRWLACLKEYLAALLTEHPNLNVCGDFNIALEDKDIYNSEGKEKHIMSSPTEREALKEVMAVGLKDGFRLFNDEGGHFSWWDYRTAAFQRNMGWRIDHHYLSAGLSDRALSCTIDLEPRRWEKPSDHTPVIMEYA; from the coding sequence ATGAAAGTTGCCACCTGGAACGTTAACTCCATTCGATCGCGCCTCGACCATGCGACCCAGTGGCTGCAAACCAATCCGGTGGACGTGCTGTGCCTGCAAGAGACCAAGGTGGTCAACGAGACGTTTCCGACCGCCGCATTTTCCGAGCTGGGGTACATCGCCTATATCCACGGCCAAAAGTCCTATAACGGAGTAGCCTTGCTCAGTCGTCAGCCCCTAGATAAGGTGCAATACGGCTTTGCTCCCGTGCTGGGGGAAGATCGGGTCGGCGACTTAGATGACCAAAAGCGGGTGATCGCCGGGCTGTGGGACGACATCTATATAGTGAACCTCTACGTGCCCAACGGCAGTTCTGTTGGCAGCGAAAAGTACGAGTACAAGCTGCGCTGGCTAGCCTGCTTAAAAGAATATTTGGCTGCCCTACTCACCGAGCATCCCAACTTGAACGTCTGCGGTGACTTCAACATCGCCCTTGAAGACAAAGATATCTACAACTCCGAAGGCAAGGAGAAACACATTATGTCTTCGCCCACCGAGCGAGAGGCGCTCAAGGAGGTAATGGCGGTAGGGCTCAAGGATGGCTTTCGCCTATTTAACGATGAGGGGGGTCACTTTAGCTGGTGGGACTATAGAACCGCCGCTTTTCAGCGGAATATGGGCTGGCGCATTGACCATCATTATCTGTCGGCGGGGTTGAGCGATCGCGCCCTCAGCTGCACCATTGACCTCGAACCTCGCCGCTGGGAGAAACCCAGCGACCACACCCCGGTCATTATGGAATATGCCTAA
- a CDS encoding Precorrin-3B methylase produces the protein MPPESPLEGKALVKEVCRRIRLARSYWDAHNNAACRGEREKALALYNTLTKEQKDEIPQTLRVWLRYRSEKYFGAHQTQPGNKGRSAKGRGKK, from the coding sequence GTGCCGCCAGAATCTCCCCTTGAGGGAAAAGCTTTAGTTAAGGAAGTGTGTCGCCGCATTCGGCTAGCTCGCAGCTATTGGGATGCTCACAACAACGCGGCCTGCCGGGGTGAGCGAGAAAAGGCGCTAGCCCTCTATAACACGCTGACCAAGGAGCAAAAAGACGAGATTCCTCAAACCCTGCGAGTGTGGCTGCGCTACCGCAGCGAGAAATATTTTGGCGCGCATCAAACGCAGCCAGGGAATAAGGGGCGATCTGCTAAGGGCCGAGGTAAGAAGTAG